The genomic interval TCTCTGATTTGAGGATGCTTAAAGATGCAGTATGCAAAGAACCAGGTCCAGGCCCACCTGTAACAGATCATCCCACTTCCTAACTGGTGTCAGGTGTCACTGCAGCAAGAAAGATTTAGGGTAGACCCAGATGGTCAGGATATTTGCAGTGAGTTGCAGACCTGTGGGGAACTGTGTggctccacattttttttttttttttttggtattcagagatgcttaccactgagctacatccccagccctttttaattttttattttgagacagggtctcactaaattgctgaaggtcttgctaaAATTACTGAGACAGTCATCCTgtgttgctgggatgacagggatGTGTCACTGCATTCAGCTAAAATTTAACTCTTAAAGAATACCTCCACTTACATCTAAGAAGACCCCCTACGTGGGGCACATACATCACAGAGAATTCACCCAGACCTCCCCACACATATCACCTTCTTCGTGGGCAACCTCCaagcccacttttttttttttttaagaattttaatatttactttttagtatttggcggacacaacatctttgtttgtatgtggtgctgaggatggaacccaggccgaacgcatgctaggggagcgcgctaccgcttgagccacatccccagcccctccgaGCCCTCTTTCAAAGCCAAAGGTCAGCACTGTGATACTGACTCTGAGTCAAACTCCTACAGAGGTCCCTTACTTTATAACTTTTCTTTGCCAATTTTATTACAATGATGCTGGTCTATGTGTCTCCCACGAGCTTATGAGTTCCTTGAGGATGAGAATTGAGTTCTTTGTTCATCTAATGTTTAGTGTCaatacacagtaggtgctcaataaaggcTTGTCGAAGGGAGGAAAGAATTAACACAAACCACACAAGTAGGTTCCAGGGTCTGGGGCAGGCCGCCATCTCGGCACTCAGATAGATCTGTAGAATTCCATCAGAGACCCAGGAAACCTCTGCTCTGGCTCAGAGCTTCCACAGTGGACGGGAGAAATGCAGAGGGGACACTGGGAAAAGCTGGGTGAGGAGCCCCAAAGGGACGAGGGAGGAACcccagggcaccagggagcatcACCGACAGCTgaatctgggggtggggggggcaggaaCCATTTTCACTCTGGAGTCCCACTTctgcccctccccccctcctGCTGCCACCCTGGACCCCAAAGAGGTGAGCCGAGCCTTTGGATTCGGGAGACCCTATATAATATTAAGACAAGCACAATAGCGACGCCAGGCACCACCGTGTAGCCCCGGCCCCCAGACAGCAGCAGCTGGGCGCGGCTCAGCCGGAGGCCTCAGTGGCGTCCTTGCCAGGGACATCGTCATCCGGCTCGCCGGACTGGAGCCTGCGCACGATGCCGGTGAGGTCCAGGCTTCGTGTCAGCGTGTCCAGGAGCTCCTGGTCCTTCTGGACGCCCTCCATGAACTCCTCCAGGGAGAGTTCCCctggggtacaaaaaaaaagggattCCCGGTGGGAAGGGTGTCCACGTCTGCTGGCCAGGGCCTAGAGCTGGATTTTCCTTCCCTGgtatggggatggaacccaggggcgctctacccTGAGTACcaccctttgtatttttatttatttttaaaaattttttgagacagtgtctcctaAATTCCCtcggctggcctcgaacttgccatcctcctgcctcagtctctcaagtctctgggattacaggtgtgcaccccgaGCAGAGCCAGAGCAGAGTTCTTGCAAGGGGCAGGGTCAGAGACAGACCAGAAAGTGTGGTCCAGGGATCCCTAAGAGCTAATTCTGTGGCTGGGGCAGAGAGGGATGCAGGAGGTGACCTGCAGAGGGACCTTTgtgcctcctcctcccctcctgctcCTTTCACCTTTCATAGGAAGTCACTATCCCTGGGACCCCTCCCCGGGGAAGTCCCTCCTTGCCCCCTCACCATCCCCATTGACGTCAATCTTGGTGAACACGGTGTCTGTGAACTCCTCTGCAGTCATGGTCGTGTCGCTCCAGGGGTTAATAGTTCGAATGGCCTGAGAGGAAAAAGGCAGGAGTGAAGGTCCCATCTTAATTCTCAGTGGTGGGGACAGTAAGAGCTTTTCTGGCTCCCAACAGCTGTGGAGAGCGGAGGCGATGGTGCCCTGGGCCTCAGACAGATCTGGGACTTAAGAGTGGAGCTTTTATAGTCCCTTGGAAACAGACCCACAAAGGGGAGACGACACAGCCTAGTTCACGCAGTTGGTGAGGGTCAGAACTATCGCCCGGACCCTGAGTCCCAAATTCGGTCTCAATCCTGAGATAGTGgatccttccccccccccccagctctcAGCTCGGGGTCCCGCTGTCCACGCCCCTGGCCCAGCCCTCTGCACCTGGAGTTACCTGGATGATGGTGAGCAGCTCCTCCCTGTCGATGCAGCCATTGCCGTCGACGTCGTAGAGCTTGAAGTACCAGCGCAACTTCTGCTCCACCTTCCCCTTGAGGACCAGGCTGAGCGCCGCCACGTACTCCATGAAGTCAATGTATCCGTCCTGCCAGAGCGCGCAGGGCTGTGAGCCCACCCGGGCCACGCCCCACCCGGGCCACGCCCCACCCGGGCCACGCCCATCTCAGCCAGAGTTTCGCCACTGGAAGTGCCAAAGGAAGGCCAGGGTGCCAGCTCTGTCCCCTCCAAGCTGTTCTCCCTTGGCGCCACCACTCTCCTACCCTCCTGGGGGCCAGGCATAGCCCACCCTGCCTGCCCCAGAGACTGCCCATCAAATCCGATAATCCAACACCCACTGGGTGTGACGAGCTGACACTCTCCTtcacagtcatttttattttagttgtcactAGCTGCTTCCCTTTGGTTCTCAAACATGAGTCTTAAGGGGAGTCTGACGGGGAGGTGGAGAGCCAGGACTGATGACCTCTGAGATCTGGTCTGTGCTGGCCTTTGGGCGCAGGAGAGAAGCAGGTAGGTGGGAGCGGG from Ictidomys tridecemlineatus isolate mIctTri1 chromosome 8, mIctTri1.hap1, whole genome shotgun sequence carries:
- the Guca1a gene encoding guanylyl cyclase-activating protein 1 — translated: MGNVVEGKSVEELSSTECHQWYKKFMTECPSGQLTLYEFRQFFGLKNLSPWASKYVEQMFETFDFNKDGYIDFMEYVAALSLVLKGKVEQKLRWYFKLYDVDGNGCIDREELLTIIQAIRTINPWSDTTMTAEEFTDTVFTKIDVNGDGELSLEEFMEGVQKDQELLDTLTRSLDLTGIVRRLQSGEPDDDVPGKDATEASG